AAACAGGCAGTGCGCCAGCGCCACCGCGATGTGGGTGTCGATCAGCCCGAAGGCGGAATAGAGCTGGAAGAACGGCAGCGCGAACACCGCCGGCGGGGCCATGCGGTTGGTGAGCAGCCAGAAGAACAGGTGCTTGTCGCCGAGGAAGCGGTAGCGCGAGAAGGCGTAGGCCGCCGGCAAGGCCACGGCGACCGACAGCACTGTGTTCATCACCACGTAGATGATCGAGTTGATGTAGCCCGAATACCATGAGGCGTCGGTGAAGATCACCGTATAGTTGCGCAAGGTGGGATTTTGCGGCCACAGCGAGAACGCGCCGGTGATCTCGGCATTGGTCTTGAAGCTCATGTTGACGAGCCAGTAGATCGGCAGCATCAGGAACAGGATGTAGAGCGTCGGCACCAGCCACCAGAAGCGGGAGGCGGCGCCGCGCCGGCGCATCCGGCGCTGGAGCCCGGCATCCTCGGCCGGGCGCGCGGGAGAGGCGGCCGGCATCTCGCGCAGGCTGGTCGCCGTCGTGTGCTTCGCGTCGGCCATCTCACTTCTCCCCGTCATAGCTGGTCATGACCGTGTAGAAGACCCACGACAGGGCGAGGATGATCAGGAAGTAGATGATCGACATCGCCGCCGCCGGGCCGAGGTCGAACTGGCCGACCGCCATCTTGACGAGGTCGATGGAGAGGAACGTCGTCGAATTGCCC
The window above is part of the Aquamicrobium sp. genome. Proteins encoded here:
- a CDS encoding carbohydrate ABC transporter permease — its product is MPAASPARPAEDAGLQRRMRRRGAASRFWWLVPTLYILFLMLPIYWLVNMSFKTNAEITGAFSLWPQNPTLRNYTVIFTDASWYSGYINSIIYVVMNTVLSVAVALPAAYAFSRYRFLGDKHLFFWLLTNRMAPPAVFALPFFQLYSAFGLIDTHIAVALAHCLFNVPLAVWILEGFMSGVPKEIDETAYIDGYSFPRFFVKIFMPLIASGIGVAAFFCFMFSWVELLIARTLTTTDAKPIAATMTRTVSASGLDWGVLAAAGVLTLIPGALVIWFVRNYIAKGFALGRV